From Theileria orientalis strain Shintoku DNA, chromosome 4, complete genome, the proteins below share one genomic window:
- a CDS encoding uncharacterized protein (RNA polymerase II-associated protein 1, C-terminal domain containing protein), with protein MSRKNSVDYENPLMTNDFDIVEHFSDEESDSSKNDLPVPAYDSSGFPKAKHRSESEVVLSKPQEYDEVVLKPLEEMSIQEIKEAQRYLYEKLGKEMCEFIKERNLKRMNEAEAANLKENNQKEDNTHEPSPNELIFKFDKKEFYKYQWMSPSESNKKQEAPGPDSGTSKLNLHELRFSFEGLPISGSEDVKSYEGTLYSHGLDPDKPGYTLPELLHLLQSSFKPQAQISIRALSNILFNSYGRGNSSREGGETEGDGGAFFSYSAYRWNKYINSDLDLMTKLGYSVAENQRSTIILVDSLRCMSLLTFGDSLRWNSPDSPEESLVAPAQDVLFDYYHFYSGLDVYYWNSLYLDLHDTNIYEYGTPGGSNKGSVEGSNGSAKGFLEMGLRINKEFYTKLLEGVYQSQTNEDVVRDLFVNIDLSDSEPVELESKLYLLSEHNLIYKLLLIMKRYGDNLKLQVYCTSVICGLIVSFGTPLANALIEFKPFKGHFESLLNVLTTQAGSHYVHVNGAVLYLVMLLSVYLDHIPDYFTSFIALIKETVTRSFSRQLKGLNMIDHYSEEDEQYRSYATTAVKCLTVWALRGYMFDSLDEFVPLFNLNAFKLRQRMGSGGTKTAVEGIKTTDCGMDTSVDDESYDVLAAINLQFSACLRLNDMHRHFEANGVIGGVNELIESFGARRKLEKRTAYHLYSLLQLQYDYVDAISAEEGDGELEVSESSLLNLVEAVLDSYSFEITEELVDNLTWFDDSIFTGSKSCLYRKDLVKEELDKFILPLNMLNLMLNTLFKLRLRDDKEHAANRVENSEDPVLKGLEALKKRLFGLGDELVKQLKAVYLRLHKSQMFYLNTTLYLVKSVPIFESCLVYLRTLVEMGYDMRKAAFATLALSVDYTRLEDALNMVYSEVSDGLSTEGIGKHMSEGSKGYNYANGNGCNYDNGNGCNYDNGNGSDLRVDKALSQFRDFNEYIASYSLGSNRLPLVSMLSYMSYLPLHLSKHYETGFDEALMERYGDAVGEWTSSEFMFAQTVCTINSVSEDLMANLSTERYGVFQKLLFDKLSGCKEAGKQWDIDRGSESGNLVERWVHWIRGFKGALNGDDFANKLRSERKLEEYFDNAEAMTTNCRKLIGKFNSGECDSPVTVGLIMMFTSHWSNEECAKLLWSDEALMLLLGRNLSLDFETLELMSTLAEDLALGSLWTFTFSPESAVRSQTKMLSLFSDESVKRTDPVLFLTLLSLARHSVDLRSLEAESGLVRQILDGLSAN; from the exons ATGAGTAGAAAAAATTCAGTGGACTATGAAAACCCCTTAATGACCAATGATTTTGACATCGTTGAGCACTTTTCGGACGAAGAATCTGATTCCTCCAAAAATGACTTGCCGGTACCTGCCTATGATTCCTCTGGCTTTCCAAAAGCTAAACACAGGAGTGAGTCCGAGGTAGTCCTCTCAAAACCGCAGGAATACGATGAAGTTGTCCTGAAACCCCTTGAGGAAATGAGTATTCAGGAAATTAAGGAAGCCCAAAGATATTTGTACGAAAAACTGGGAAAGGAAATGTGCGAGTTCATCAAGGAGAGGAACCTTAAGAG GATGAACGAGGCCGAGGCGGCAAATTTGAAAGAAAATAACCAAAAGGAGGACAACACACACGAACCGTCGCCGAACGAActgatatttaaatttgataaaaaggaGTTTTACAAATACCAGTGGATGAGCCCATCGGAGTCTAACAAGAAGCAGGAAGCTCCAGGACCTGACTCTGGCACGAGTAAACTAAACCTCCATGAACTAAGATTTAGTTTCGAAGGGCTCCCTATTAGTGGATCGGAAGACGTTAAATCGTACGAGGGGACGCTGTACAGTCACGGATTGGACCCGGACAAGCCTGGGTACACATTGCCGGAGTTGTTGCACCTGCTTCAGAGCTCATTTAAGCCGCAGGCGCAAATATCCATCAGAGCGCTGTCGAACATTTTGTTCAATTCATATGGCAGGGGTAATAGTAGCAGAGAGGGTGGCGAGACTGAAGGGGATGGAGGAGCCTTCTTCTCATATTCGGCCTACAGGTGGAACAAGTACATCAACAGTGACCTGGACCTGATGACAAAGCTGGGATACTCGGTGGCTGAAAATCAACGGTCGACCATCATTTTGGTGGACTCGCTTCGTTGCATGTCCCTGTTGACATTCGGGGATAGTCTGCGCTGGAACAGCCCGGATAGCCCAGAGGAGAGTTTGGTGGCGCCAGCGCAGGACGTTCTGTTTGACTACTATCACTTTTACTCGGGACTTGACGTATATTACTGGAACTCGTTGTACCTGGATCTACATGACACAAACATATATGAGTACGGCACACCAGGAGGTTCGAATAAAGGGTCAGTGGAGGGCTCAAATGGAAGTGCAAAGGGCTTCTTGGAAATGGGATTGAGGATTAATAAGGAATTTTACACTAAACTGTTGGAAGGAGTATACCAATCACAGACGAACGAGGACGTAGTGAGGGACTTGTTCGTAAATATTGACTTGTCGGACTCGGAGCCTGTGGAGTTGGAGAGTAAGCTGTATCTGTTGAGTGAGCACAACCTCATATATAAGTTGCTCCTGATCATGAAGAGGTACGGAGATAATCTGAAGCTTCAAGTATACTGCACGAGTGTGATTTGCGGTCTCATAGTATCCTTCGGCACGCCCCTGGCAAACGCGTTGATTGAGTTTAAACCATTCAAAGGCCACTTCGAGTCGCTGCTTAACGTGCTGACGACGCAGGCAGGGAGCCACTACGTTCACGTGAACGGAGCCGTGCTGTACTTGGTAATGCTGTTGTCGGTGTACCTGGATCACATTCCCGACTACTTCACGTCGTTCATAGCACTGATAAAGGAGACCGTGACGAGGTCGTTCAGTAGGCAGCTGAAAGGTTTAAACATGATTGATCACTACtcagaagaagatgaacaATACAGGAGTTACGCAACCACGGCAGTTAAGTGTTTGACAGTATGGGCGCTGAGAGGATACATGTTTGACTCTCTGGATGAGTTCGTGCCACTGTTTAATTTGAACGCATTCAAGTTGAGGCAACGGATGGGTTCTGGTGGGACTAAAACGGCCGTCGAAGGGATTAAAACTACGGATTGCGGCATGGATACAAGTGTTGATGACGAGTCTTATGATGTGTTGGCCGCAATTAATCTCCAGTTTTCAGCATGTCTAAGGCTGAATGATATGCACAGGCACTTTGAA GCAAACGGAGTCATTGGTGGAGTAAATGAGTTGATAGAGAGTTTTGGAGCACGAAGGAAACTGGAAAAGCGCACTGCGTACCACCTATACTCACTGTTGCAGTTGCAGTACGACTACGTTGATGCGATaagtgctgaagaaggagatgGAGAGTTGGAGGTGTCAGAGAGTAGTCTGTTGAACCTAGTAGAAGCAGTTTTGGATTCATATTCATTTGAAATCACGGAAGAATTGGTGGATAACTTGACGTGGTTTGACGATAGTATATTTACAGGATCAAAAAGCTGTTTGTATAGAAAGGACTTAGTAAAAGAGGAACTGGATAAATTCATACTTCCACTTAACATGTTGAATCTGATGCTGAATACGctgtttaaattaagaCTGAGAGATGATAAGGAACACGCTGCGAATAGAGTTGAAAATAGTGAGGATCCTGTGTTGAAAGGACTGGAAGCACTGAAGAAGAGGCTGTTTGGATTGGGAGATGAGCTGGTAAAACAGTTGAAGGCGGTATATTTGAGGCTTCACAAATCGCAAATGTTTTACCTGAACACCACCCTGTACCTGGTCAAGTCAGTGCCAATATTTGAATCATGTTTAGTGTACCTGAGGACTTTGGTGGAAATGGGATATGATATGCGTAAAGCTGCGTTTGCAACACTGGCACTGTCAGTGGACTACACCAGACTGGAAGATGCATTGAACATGGTGTACAGTGAAGTTAGTGATGGACTTAGCACAGAAGGCATTGGTAAACATATGAGTGAAGGTAGTAAAGGGTATAATTACGCCAATGGAAATGGATGTAATTACGATAATGGAAATGGATGTAATTACGATAATGGAAATGGAAGTGACCTGAGAGTAGATAAGGCTTTAAGCCAATTTAGAGACTTCAACGAGTACATCGCAAGTTACAGCTTAGGGTCGAATAGACTGCCGCTGGTGTCAATGCTGTCATATATGAGTTATCTGCCACTCCACCTCAGTAAGCACTACGAAACGGGATTCGACGAGGCGCTCATGGAAAGATACGGGGATGCAGTTGGGGAATGGACCAGCTCAGAGTTCATGTTCGCGCAGACAGTGTGCACGATCAACAGTGTTAGTGAGGACCTGATGGCGAATCTGTCGACTGAGAGATATGGAGTGTTTCAGAAGCTGCTGTTTGATAAACTGAGCGGATGTAAAGAAGCGGGTAAGCAGTGGGACATAGATAGGGGAAGTGAGTCAGGCAACTTGGTAGAGCGGTGGGTGCATTGGATACGTGGCTTCAAAGGCGCTTTGAACGGTGATGACTTCGCGAATAAACTCAGGAGTGAACGCAAGTTGGAGGAATACTTTGATAACGCAGAGGCGATGACGACCAACTGCAGAAAGCTGATAGGCAAGTTCAACTCCGGGGAGTGCGACTCGCCAGTGACAGTGGGCCTGATCATGATGTTCACGTCGCACTGGTCGAACGAGGAGTGCGCAAAGCTGCTGTGGTCAGACGAGGCACTGATGCTGCTGCTTGGAAGGAACCTGAGTCTGGACTTTGAGACCCTGGAGCTGATGTCGACTTTGGCCGAGGACCTTGCGCTGGGGAGCCTCTGGACGTTCACCTTCAGCCCGGAGTCGGCGGTAAGGTCACAGACGAAGATGCTGAGCCTGTTCTCAGACGAGAGCGTAAAGAGGACTGATCCAGTGTTGTTCTTAACACTACTGTCACTGGCAAGGCACTCAGTAGATCTAAGGTCACTTGAAGCGGAAAGTGGCCTTGTTAGGCAGATACTGGACGGCCTGTCGGCCAACTAA
- a CDS encoding uncharacterized protein (ABC transporter related domain containing protein) has translation MNKTHNNKTSNYEEDPEPLFWESEVYWKNYFRKIKNKKYQYYNNATIFKYLFYHWFNKWVFTVNKRYVEPYKLHPLPVSDQILALLPVFSKHISDGLVRLDSYRYAKSQLRNVKAKKPYKSILLRALALTIWKRASFLISALIVVNLLSMSIAILVKKLLKIISDKSAGLIKIFSLLHGLCHRRRFANNINGSNQLNVCNQVLHSCSPDSECSKNPLFCQALRYQNKDINSRIFNFEFIDSYYVSHSIDSLKYVIEFLTNFIYGVILMSFQIKINVWVLYVVGLVTVLLMILMEILGAYIFKFVLQLTDDRINKTNDSIPSLSLIKNMLYDDIAINIITRSRNNELSVLFFNLLITFFNMTLYTICISLCFYTIQRYFVKSVNEVSVVTDIDTAGYMATFYIFLKIIYSMFLIPRSIKSIGLAYVSFRRIDGYIKDCSPNFYISDNRFTGSTQTSTDITSITNQIPNDVVVYYKDATFTWVNTRDDLINKNYEPLLKNINFELKRGEMAVVTGSKGAGKSNFIKSMLGEMTLVGGSMAVIPLHTSMPIFYASQDIFLQQGTIRSNIVFGHKFDDNLYNTVLKAVELEYDISTWEKGDLRVVSDNAHSLSGGQRVRVEMARAIYAYLVFHKVNKEYNNSQCSFLMCLDASFHGLDPYVSKTIFNNLFNSKTGLLVKRDLSVVLAMSKQSLDICSKTSDLTQVHNPPLYKVKNNNLIFHSNLHDFIKVNKPVNNQDYKYLSSTSNVSYEMNYLTDDMLSLCSSGFNTRLGRMEVAKEKYGKSFSSYVREELSGVKFNTYKAYMSPALGLFIIYLVITTALTVLDNIKFILSTRLSDYITKHINQHKDGQSVDLSKIKAHSKFSLNMITLLVSIIIILSFLSTVIIASSCIIVSRKLHEYCINAIFKYSSSVLKINNQLNQVITYLSCDTCVTDHVTGLYFSLLVIYLIQTLIHIITLFYLIPISIPFFILTIVVITKFLFLNFIVASKNLTLNYLETLVHINTVSERAISGSSIYRSFKREQELSSNFTENTDYYMRSLFVYRTLFVWSSILFNWIFSFTTLVVLVLPIILDRCTKYKMKVGYFGLGLSLCMNVTKTFTKLTLAVVNLEMCLISLQRVRYFIPRGETLKFDKFLNTHQEYLVNPFSKDVGDLDKKHLLRRRAVEFKADNKKFYILRKLFFNPRLTMVDIANYLPFEHSEVVLEDVSVYTTPDYNPEGILLNHFSASVCKSEIIGMVGRTGAGKTTLLSVLQNVVENRTGQVLLDGKDLNDIPKVVLRQIIGVLPQLPFVFKGWTIRRFLDPRKLFSDDEINQALNDCGLLEFVNDIPGEKKLDSVLVKEDLRSSTHNPKTGEMEMNIKSSHESFESNVALSNTQLRTLSLARLVLYRHFYRMILVDEPPEEDLVAGASGRQDDLGIPIYDLLQKYFNHCSTFVAAHDANVLKACTSVWVIYEGSLVKTCKTSEISANESIASIIEECVKYS, from the exons ATgaataaaacacacaataataaaacatcgAACTATGAGGAAGATCCCGAACCTTTGTTTTGGGAAAGCGAAGTGTATTGGAAAAATTACTTcaggaaaataaagaataaaaaataccaatACTATAACAACGCAACAATTTTTAAGTATCTATTCTATCACTGGTTTAACAAATGGGTTTTTACAGTAAATAAACGCTATGTTGAGCCGTACAAGTTACACCCTCTCCCGGTATCCGATCAAATATTGGCACTGCTACCAGTATTTTCTAAACACATTAGTGATGGTTTAGTTAGGTTAGATTCTTATCGCTATGCTAAATCGCAATTAAGGAACGTGAAGGCTAAGAAGCCTTACAAATCAATACTGTTGAGAGCGCTGGCTCTGACAATTTGGAAAAGAGCATCGTTTCTGATTAGTGCCTTAATAGTGGTTAACCTTTTGAGCATGAGCATCGCAATCCTGGTTAAGAAATTGCTTAAGATTATAAGCGATAAATCGGCAGGccttattaaaatattttccTTATT ACATGGCCTGTGCCATAGACGTAGATTCGcaaataacataaacgGCTCCAACCAATTGAATGTGTGTAACCAGGTACTACACAGTTGTTCACCTGACTCAGAGTGTTCTAAAAATCCACTATTCTGTCAAGCTCTACGATACCAAAATAAAGATATAAACTCAAGAATATTTAACTTTGAGTTCATTGATAGTTACTATGTTTCACACTCTATTGATTCGCTGAAATATGTTATCGAATTTCTGACCAATTTCATCTACGGAGTAATTTTGATGTCatttcaaattaaaataaatgtttgGGTTTTGTACGTTGTAGGTCTTGTTACTGTATTGCTCATGATTCTGATGGAGATTTTGGGagcatatatatttaagttCGTTCTTCAGTTGACTGACGACAGGATAAATAAGACCAACGACTCAATCCCTTCTTTATCCCTGATTAAGAATATGCTTTATGACGATATCGCAATTAACATTATCACACGAAGTAGGAACAATGAACTGTCAGTGCTCTTCTTTAACCTTCTTATAACATTTTTCAACATGACCTTATACACTATCTGTATAAGTTTGTGCTTTTATACCATACAGAGGTATTTCGTTAAGTCGGTAAATGAAGTCAGTGTTGTTACTGATATAGACACTGCTGGATACATGGCGACATTTTAcatctttttaaaaatcatttattcCATGTTTTTGATACCAAGATCAATAAAATCAATTGGATTGGCATACGTATCATTTAGGAGAATAGATGGTTATATAAAGGACTGTTCCccaaatttttatatcagtGACAACCGGTTTACTGGTTCCACTCAGACGTCCACCGACATCACTAGCATTACCAACCAAATACCTAACGATGTTGTTGTATATTACAAAGACGCCACATTCACATGGGTCAACACACGCGACGAcctaataaacaaaaactatGAACCGTtattgaagaacatcaATTTTGAACTAAAACGTGGTGAGATGGCAGTTGTCACAGGCTCAAAAGGTGCTGGCAAATCTAACTTTATCAAATCAATGCTTGGTGAGATGACCCTAGTGGGTGGCTCAATGGCAGTTATACCTCTACACACATCAAtgccaatattttatgcatCACAAGACATATTCCTGCAACAGGGTACTATTAGATCCAACATTGTATTTGGTCATAAGTTTGatgataatttatataacacTGTGCTTAAAGCTGTGGAACTTGAGTATGATATATCAACCTGGGAGAAGGGTGACCTTAGAGTAGTGTCAGATAATGCCCATTCACTCAGTGGAGGTCAACGTGTAAGAGTAGAAATGGCTCGTGCAATTTATGCATATTTGGTGTTCCATAAAGTCAACAAGGAGTATAACAACAGTCAATGTTCATTCTTGATGTGTTTGGATGCCTCGTTTCATGGCCTAGATCCATATGTATCcaaaactatattcaataacctgtttaacagTAAAACTGGGTTATTGGTGAAAAGGGACCTGTCAGTTGTGCTGGCTATGTCGAAACAGTCTCTTGATATATGTTCGAAAACGTCTGACCTAACTCAGGTTCACAATCCTCCGCTTTACAAggtaaaaaacaacaatttGATATTCCATTCTAATCTACATGATTTCATTAAAGTTAACAAACCAGTTAACAATCAGGATTATAAATACTTGTCATCCACGAGCAATGTTTCATATGAAATGAACTACCTAACGGATGATATGTTGAGTCTCTGTTCATCTGGTTTCAACACCAGGCTCGGTAGAATGGAGGTGGCCAAAGAAAAATACGGAAAGTCATTTAGTTCATATGTTAGGGAGGAGTTATCTGGAGTTAAATTCAACACATACAAGGCGTATATGAGCCCGGCTTTGGGattgtttataatttacctTGTGATAACTACTGCGCTGACTGTCTTAGATAAtataaagtttattttgtCAACTAGGTTGTCGGATTACATAACCAAGCATATAAACCAACATAAGGATGGCCAATCTGTTGATTTGTCTAAAATTAAGGCGCACAGCAAATTTTCACTGAATATGATAACCCTGCTCGTTTCAATCATCATTATACTCTCATTTTTGTCCACCGTGATCATTGCATCATCTTGCATCATTGTCTCTAGGAAGCTTCACGAGTATTGCATCAACGCGATTTTCAAGTACAGCTCTTCGGTGCTGAAGATAAATAATCAACTGAATCAAGTAATCACGTATCTTTCTTGTGATACTTGCGTTACTGACCACGTTACTGGCTTGTATTTTTCACTGTTGGTTATTTACCTGATCCAGACGCTGATACACATAATCACGCTCTTTTACCTGATTCCGATATCAATCCCCTTCTTTATCTTAACTATAGTGGTAATCACCAAATTTctgtttttaaactttattGTTGCCTCCAAGAACCTTACTTTGAACTATTTGGAAACGCTTGTTCACATCAACACCGTCTCGGAACGCGCAATTTCAGGATCATCAATTTACAGAAGTTTCAAAAGGGAACAAGAACTCTCGTCAAATTTTACTGAAAACACCGATTATTACATGAGATCCTTATTCGTGTACAGGACATTGTTCGTGTGGTCGTCGATATTGTTCAATTGgattttttcatttaccACACTGGTGGTGCTTGTTCTACCGATAATATTGGACAGGTGCACTAAGTATAAGATGAAGGTCGGCTACTTCGGATTGGGCTTGTCCCTTTGCATGAATGTTACCAAAACTTTCACAAAATTGACTTTAGCGGTCGTAAATTTAGAAATGTGCCTAATTTCTCTCCAGAGGGTTAGATACTTTATTCCGAGGGGCGAGACACTCAAGTTTGACAAGTTCCTAAACACCCATCAAGAATATTTAGTTAATCCTTTCAGTAAGGACGTTGGTGACCTGGATAAAAAACATTTGTTGAGAAGGAGGGCCGTTGAGTTCAAGGCTGATAACAAAAAGTTCTATATATTGAGGAAACTTTTCTTTAATCCCAGGTTAACGATGGTAGACATTGCTAATTATTTACCTTTTGAGCATTCTGAAGTTGTGTTGGAAGATGTTTCTGTTTATACCACACCTGATTATAATCCAGAAGGCATTCTGTTGAATCACTTTAGTGCATCGGTTTGTAAATCTGAAATTATTGGTATGGTTGGTAGAACAGGTGCTGGTAAGACAACTTTGTTGTCAGTGTTACAAAACGTAGTTGAGAACAGAACAGGTCAAGTACTATTGGATGGCAAGGACCTGAATGACATCCCCAAGGTTGTCCTAAGACAGATTATAGGTGTGTTACCACAACTGCCATTTGTGTTCAAGGGTTGGACTATTAGGAGGTTCCTTGATCCCAGAAAGTTGTTTAGTGACGATGAGATTAACCAGGCCCTTAATGATTGTGGTCTTTTGGAATTTGTTAATGATATTCCAGGTGAAAAAAAATTGGACAGCGTTTTAGTTAAAGAGGACTTGAGATCGTCCACCCATAATCCTAAAACAGGTGAAATGGAAATGAATATCAAATCCAGTCACGAATCCTTTGAAAGCAATGTGGCACTATCCAATACTCAACTCAGAACTCTATCATTGGCTAGATTAGTTTTATATAGGCATTTTTATAGAATGATACTAGTAGACGAACCTCCAGAAGAGGACTTGGTTGCAGGAGCCAGCGGGAGGCAAGATGATCTTGGAATTCCAATTTATGATCTTCTACAGAAATACTTTAATCATTGTTCCACTTTTGTGGCCGCACATGATGCCAATGTACTTAAGGCCTGCACATCAGTTTGGGTCATATATGAGGGTTCTTTAGTAAAAACTTGTAAAACCAGTGAAATATCGGCAAATGAGTCTATAGCATCAATTATtgaagaatgtgtaaaatattcttAA